In Pyrus communis chromosome 15, drPyrComm1.1, whole genome shotgun sequence, the genomic stretch GTGGTGGGGCTGTGTCACGGAAGTCTAAGAAACAGACTATCTTGGCTCAGTCTGCTATGGAGTCAGAATTAATAGCGCTAGCTACGGCAAGCGAAGAAGAATGATGGTTGAGAAACTTACTGTTAGATACCCCTTTATGGGAGAAACCGATTCCAGCAATTTTGATCCATTGTGATAGCACATCGGCAATAGCTAAAGTGCAAAACCGTAATTATAACGAGAAAAGGCGACAAATATGTCGTAAGCACAACATTGTAAGAGATTACCTCTCTAATGGAGCTGTAAGAGTGGATCATATACGGTATGAAGAAAACTTAGCTGATCCTTTGACGAAAGGACTAGCACGAGAAAAGGTTTGGAAAACCTCGAAAGGTATGGGACTAAAGCCCGTAGAAAATTGAGTCATTTGTGATAGCAACCCAACCTATCGACTAGAGATCCCAAGAAATAGGTTCAAAGGGTAATAACAAGTCACAAGTGATATGAGTGAAGTCTTGctaattttaatttggaatatTATTCCATGTCTATCCTTAAGCAGCATGACATCCCAAAGCGTTTTTAggttgagattttttttcttttagtaagGTCTATACTCTATGTTGAGTGGGATATCTAGCTACAAGAATATCCTTGATAGTCTTACCTATGTGAATGTGGAAGTGAGGCCGCTTCCTATGAAATCTTGGGCAAGTTTCTAGAGTGTTCACCATACTGGGATACAAGCACATGGCCGTAATGTGCTAGCTTTGCAAACTTCACCTTAATAAAGTTATGTGTGTGGTGTTGTCATAAATAGAGTTCAAAATTGTAAGTTACTCTAGTATAATTTGGATGACTAACACTATGTACAAGTTCAAGTTGAGAAACACCTTTACTTATGCATAGCTTAATAATATGTTGCttaaacaaaaacaagtggGGATTGTTGGAgtaaatatgtttttatttaaaatatatttatattttggttTATTACAAACATTAAATATAAAACGTAAGCTGTTATTAAAGATGGGATTCCAAGATCAAGTCTATATACATAACTTTGTCCGTTGTGATTTGTATGGTTTGGTCTTGTCCCTTTTTAATCTTCTTTTTAATTTCCTACGGTTTTGAATCCTCATAATAATTCCCTTGATTTCTGATCATTTAGCACCCCCAACGtctattttcttatatatatttagATACAGAAgatagaaaaaattgaaattgaagtcaTGCGATTTGCTAAAAGTAAATAAGGAAAAATTAGAAGTTTTACATAGATTGATAGCAACATATCAAAAGGGTGAAAGTTTGAAGGTTCTTCCATTGTGTAAGGAAGAACCTTATTAGAGTTAGGTTCTGGGTTATTTTAACCTGGGTACGACGTGGTATTTGTGAACTGCTTGCACACTTTGGGCAAAGATGCGAAACGTCTTAAAGAGAGCGACTTAGTCCACGACTCATCCCAAGAATTATTCACCACTCAAGGCTTCTATTTTTTTTCGGGTAACTTCGTTcctttctattttagtttacaACACATCTCTTTCATTTCACCTGCATTATCGAGTGATGAATTGGTTTAAATCAGCACGAAAGTGTAAACATAATGACTAACCTCATAATCAATAAATGCAATTACTGAGACACGTTAATACTAGTATGAACTGATACAATCTTCGCATGAAATGGCTGATCTGAATCCCTCTCCCATTCTCTTGGAAGTTCAGTCTCTCTTCTTGGCATAAGCAATCGACTGCGTTCGTTCACGCTGCCATCACGGCTCAAATGAAGAGCAAGGTCCCTCAGCACATCATGTTGGTATGTACATGTATCGGGGTCCCTCAGCACATCTGAATCCCTCTCCCTTATAGCATCTGCTCCTTCCTTGGTATGTACATGTATCGGGGTCTCTCTTCTTGCGTAATAAAGTTAATAAATTCCCTTCAgaagaatttttcttttcataacacTTGTTATGGCTGTTTGAAATGAAGGATTAGATTCCCGTACCCGTTTCAGTGGGGTAAACGCATATTCCGAGCGAGCCATGTCTTTGGAATGATGGGAGCAGCAATTGTTACGTCTGCAGAGGTCTAAAACTGGTTCTATACACTTTTTTATGCACTTTGAAAATTTCGTAATTGATATTGATTCTCGTATCTTAAATCTGATTCTATGCTTAATCCTTGATAAAGTAAATAATATGTTTGGTTGCAGTCAACTGGAGCGTATTTTGCGGCAGCACGGCTTTCAGGTGCTACTCCCCTCCAGCAAGCGTAGTGAGCCAGAGTATTGGCTTGCAAGTAAGTAACTAACCTGAAGACGCCATGGATGAAAGCTTGGTGCGCAAAGAGTCTTCTACGTTGTACTGATCCTCAGCAATCAAACCGTATGGGGAGTTTGTGAATATTGCGTGTATCAGCAAACGCAAGGACCTTCACTTATATAGGCATGTTAACCTAATAGGCTTAACCCATCATTGAGACCTAATAGGTAACTGAATATGTCTATATCTCCTTAACCAATCAGGATTAGGAACCCCTTTAGCAAGAATAACAACTTAATAGTACATTCCTTTTGCAACCGGTAAAGTCCAAGTTAATTCCCTAATCCTAACTTGATCCTCAAGTAACTTACAATGATTGTGAGACCACAAAACCTTGTGAGAACCGGATTTTACTCCAACAGTGTAGTGAGCCAGAGTATTGGCTTGCGGGTGATTGCAAATTGTCATGCCGCTCCTTTCTCCCTCTTGCCCTCATCCTTTCCAAATTTCTGTGATACTTTAAAAGAGCGGGAAACAAACGTTATATTTCAAAATAGTTAAAAACGATATAATTGTATGTGTTCAAATGTAGGGTGTTGGCATGCTGCCTGAAGGTATTTTTGGCGCTGCTGTCGGTACTACAGCATCCGTGTAAGAAAGCTTTTTTGCTTGACATATATGTTGATATTCCCTTTAGATAATAACGGCTTCCTAGCTATCTAAGAGTATTGGATATCAACAGaagaaaatttgcttgcaaagATTATGATTTCACTCATTTTTTGTAATATGTTGCAGCGAAAACGTTGGCCTGCTTGGATTGACACACATAGGGAGCAGAAGAGCAGTGCAGATTTCAACCACTTTCATGTTCTTCTTCTCTATATTTGGTTCGTTCTCTCCTTCCGTTAGACATGTCATGACTCATGCCTGGGTTTACTGCTTTGTGTTTGACAGTGTTAAGTTGCGTCTTTCAGGGAAGTTTGGAGCCTTTTTTGCATCAATTCCTTTGTCGATATTTGCTGCCATGTACTGTGTTTTATTTGGAATCGTCGGTGAGTGATTCTATTACCATTTCGAATCTTGTTAATACCATTCTATCACCGAAAAGTGTTTCACCTTTGTTTCCTCTATCTGCAGCTGCTGTTGGTATCACATTCATTCAGTTTGCAAATAATAATTCATTGAGAAACATCTATGTTTTGGGTCTATCCCTGTTTCTTGGGATCTCGATACCTCAATATTTTGTCTCGAACACCACCCCGAATGGTTTCGGGCCAGTCAAAACGGATGGCATATGGGTAAGTTACACATAGACACGTTACGCTAAACCCTAGACGCTCTCTCTTTCAACTATGACTTCGTTTATATAAGATTCTAAATCAACATCATTTTGATGGCTGCAGTTTGATGACATACTGAACACGATCTTCTCTTCGAGCCCAACAGTGGCGACGATCGTGGGCACGCTGCTGGATAACACGCTTCACGCCAGGCATGCGGCCAACGACAGAGGACTTGCATGGTGGAGACCCTTCCGGAGCAGGAAAGGAGATGCTAGAAATGAGGAGTTTTATAGTCTACCTGTTAGGATACGGGAGTACATACCTACCAGATTTCTCTATTAAATAACAGAACATGTTTATAAATTGTGAGTAGATGTAATTTGTTGTGTTTAACTGTTTATGTACATGGTACATGGGTTTGTTACTAATTTAGTAGAACTATATATCCTAGAAGCCCAAAGGGCAATAAAGAAAGGAGAATTGTTCATATAatcgaaaaaggaaaaaaagatgaAGAGAAACTTCGGTAGGTCTTCTAAATTAGGGCGCTCTTATACTGGGTAGGATCGGTGTGGCTTCAAGCATCTCCTTCAAAGTTTCTCTCCTTCTGAGAGTTGCTAGTGAAAGAACTCGAGCTATTAAGCACATTCGACCAAAGACGCTGTTAAGCGCCTTCAGAAAGATGATCTTATGAAAGGGGAAAATAGTTTCAATCGTCTATGATGAATATAATGTTGTGATGAAAGAAATGAACTGACGTGGATTAGATTAATTGGCTAGAGAAAGGCTCATTTGGCATCCGAGTTTAATGCCATTTTTTGTATATAAGAAGGGTTAAGAATACTTAAGTTGAAACAAAGGAAGAATGCTAGCAAccttttcatttgaaaatttttgttcCATTTTTTTCGGCTCTCTTTCTCATCCTGCAAATTAACAGAACCATATGAAGAACCGACCTTAGTAGAAATTAACTAAGTTTTAGCAAAAAAATTACTAAGTCTGAAATCGTTTAATCATCTAATATCAAACGAATAAACGAATAAAACGgttaaatgatttttgatttattgaatgtttgaaaaattaatctTTAAAGGGCATTAAAGAATTGAAACAGTTCCTATCATCAAATAACATTGCATGACGAGAATGGAACCCAGAATGTTCAAGTGAGAATGTTACTGTATCTCCTCAAATGAGATATTTAAGTAGAATAGGGACAAAGTGAAAATTGTAAATGAAGAGATAATGATATTATAAATATGATAATGAAATCCATCACTGCCAATCGTAATGACATATCGTgccacatacatacatacatacatacatacatacatacatatatatata encodes the following:
- the LOC137716863 gene encoding nucleobase-ascorbate transporter 3-like, coding for MLPEGIFGAAVGTTASVENVGLLGLTHIGSRRAVQISTTFMFFFSIFGSFSPSVRHVMTHAWVYCFVFDSVKLRLSGKFGAFFASIPLSIFAAMYCVLFGIVAAVGITFIQFANNNSLRNIYVLGLSLFLGISIPQYFVSNTTPNGFGPVKTDGIWFDDILNTIFSSSPTVATIVGTLLDNTLHARHAANDRGLAWWRPFRSRKGDARNEEFYSLPVRIREYIPTRFLY